A DNA window from Brassica napus cultivar Da-Ae chromosome C1, Da-Ae, whole genome shotgun sequence contains the following coding sequences:
- the LOC106433256 gene encoding protein phosphatase 2C 37-like: MAGICCGVVGESEPAAPADSVTRTSLKRRLDLLPSIKIVAKSAVAPPLETCRKRQKRETPSLVPTLPDLESNMKAGSAVTKSNSISSSATEEAGSSFFSDAPKIGTTSVCGKRRDMEDAVSLHPSLLRRNSEDIHFYGVFDGHGCSHVAEKCRERLHEIVKHEVEAMASDNEWKETMAKSFQKMDREVSQRDASRSAKSSCRCELQSPQWDAVGSTAVVSVVTPEKIVVSNCGDSRAVLCRNVLAIPLSSDHKPDRPDELNRIQEAGGRVIYWDGARVLGVLAMSRAIGDNYLKPYVIPDPEVTVTDRTEDDECLILASDGLWDVVTNETACGVARMCLKGAEVAEGGGDSDTAHNACSDAALLLTKLALARQSSDNVSVVVVDLRKRRNN, translated from the exons ATGGCTGGGATTTGCTGTGGTGTTGTTGGGGAGAGTGAACCGGCGGCACCGGCTGATTCCGTTACTCGGACTTCTCTCAAACGGAGGTTGGATCTACTCCCGTCGATCAAGATCGTCGCCAAATCCGCCGTCGCTCCTCCGCTTGAAACCTGCCGTAAACGTCAGAAGCGTGAGACACCGTCTCTCGTTCCGACGTTACCGGATCTGGAATCGAATATGAAGGCGGGATCAGCGGTTACGAAATCAAATTCGATTTCTAGCTCCGCCACGGAGGAGGCAGGGAGCTCTTTCTTCTCCGATGCGCCTAAGATCGGTACGACGTCGGTTTGCGGGAAGAGGAGAGACATGGAAGACGCCGTATCTCTTCATCCTTCGCTTCTCCGGAGAAACTCCGAGGATATTCACTTCTACGGCGTGTTCGACGGCCACGGCTGCTCTCACGTCGCGGAGAAGTGCAGAGAGCGGTTGCATGAGATAGTCAAGCACGAGGTTGAAGCTATGGCCTCCGATAACGAGTGGAAGGAGACGATGGCGAAGAGCTTCCAGAAGATGGATAGAGAAGTGAGCCAGCGAGATGCAAGCCGGAGCGCGAAGAGCTCATGCCGATGCGAATTGCAGTCTCCTCAATGGGACGCCGTTGGATCCACCGCCGTCGTGTCCGTCGTCACGCCGGAGAAGATCGTCGTATCTAATTGCGGCGACTCTCGCGCCGTGCTTTGCCGTAACGTTCTCGCCATCCCTCTCTCTTCAGATCATAAG CCGGATCGACCCGATGAATTGAATCGGATCCAGGAAGCGGGCGGGCGGGTTATCTACTGGGACGGAGCTAGGGTCCTAGGAGTTCTCGCCATGTCGAGAGCTATTGGTGATAACTACTTGAAACCGTATGTGATTCCGGATCCGGAAGTAACCGTAACGGATCGAACAGAGGATGACGAGTGTTTGATTCTGGCGAGTGATGGACTCTGGGACGTTGTGACGAACGAGACGGCGTGTGGCGTGGCTCGCATGTGTCTTAAAGGTGCTGAGGTGGCGGAAGGAGGAGGAGATTCTGATACGGCGCACAACGCGTGCTCCGATGCGGCGTTGCTATTGACGAAGCTGGCTCTGGCGAGACAGAGCTCTGATAACGTGAGCGTTGTTGTGGTTGACTTGAGGAAAAGAAGGAATAATTGA
- the LOC106433242 gene encoding transcription factor DIVARICATA-like isoform X1 — protein sequence METLHPLSHVPISDNRFVVQDMMSSSSVWTKEENKMFERALAIYAEDSPDRWFSIASMIPGKTVFDVMKQYSKLEEDVSDIEAGRVPIPGYPSASSPLGFDRDTCRKRPSGGRGSDHDRKKGVPWTDEEHRRFLLGLLKYGKGDWRNISRNFVVSKTPTQVASHAQKYYLRQLSGAKDKRRPSIHDFTTVNLLNANLNRSFSDHRDILPDLGFVDKDDAEEGLMFLSQNHMFSPSSSPFDAAVRFAGANAFSARS from the exons ATGGAGACTCTGCATCCCCTCTCTCACGTGCCTATCTCTGATAACCGGTTCGTTGTTCAAGATATGATGAGCTCGAGCAGCGTCTGGACTAAAGAAGAGAACAAGATGTTCGAACGTGCCCTTGCGATATACGCTGAAGACTCACCCGATCGCTGGTTCAGTATCGCTTCTATGATCCCTGGTAAAACTGTTTTCGATGTTATGAAGCAATACAGTAAGCTTGAAGAAGACGTTTCCGACATAGAAGCAGGACGTGTCCCCATTCCTGGTTACCcttcagcttcttctccttTAGGGTTTGACCGGGACACGTGTCGGAAGCGACCTAGTGGAGGTAGAGGATCTGATCACGATCGAAAGAAAGGAGTCCCTTGGACAGATGAAGAACACAG GAGATTTTTGCTAGGGCTTCTCAAGTACGGGAAAGGAGACTGGAGAAACATATCGAGGAACTTCGTTGTGTCAAAGACACCGACGCAAGTTGCGAGCCACGCTCAAAAGTATTACCTGAGACAACTCTCAGGAGCTAAGGATAAGCGCCGGCCAAGCATCCATGACTTCACGACCGTCAATCTTCTAAACGCCAATCTCAACCGTTCATTTTCAGATCATAGAGACATCCTCCCGGATTTAGGGTTTGTCGACAAGGATGATGCCGAGGAGGGACTAATGTTTCTGAGTCAGAATCACATGTTCTCTCCATCATCCTCTCCCTTTGATGCTGCCGTTCGCTTTGCTGGAGCAAATGCATTCAGTGCCAGAAGTTAA
- the LOC106433258 gene encoding uncharacterized protein LOC106433258: MSDSLYSNFYRVLNLNYEHAKEEAHDQLGPWLLWRIWKNRNEFLYKGKDYDAPSTVRKAREDMEEWRSRKKAEVSEVSRDHNGNLLWTCARELPTLGSQIEVEAEAIRWAVRILGGFSYQHVIVETDSLELTKMINGIEAPWPKLRPIIQDISNLLATKKAYRVEFFPRSGNKVADRIANESLTFMSHIPKLYSIMPVWLSSLLEAEKPL; encoded by the exons ATGTCAGACTCCTTATATTCAAACTTTTACCGAGTGCTGAACTTAAACTATGAGCACGCCAAGGAAGAAGCACATGATCAGTTAGGCCCCTGGCTGCTATGGAGAATTTGGAAGAACAGAAACGAGTTTCTTTATAAAGGCAAGGATTATGACGCTCCAAGCACGGTAAGGAAGGCAAGAGAGGACATGGAGGAATGGAGATCGAGAAAAAAGGCTGAAGTGAGTGAG GTGAGTAGAGATCACAATGGGAATCTTTTATGGACATGTGCTAGAGAACTTCCAACGCTAGGTTCGCAGATAGAAGTTGAAGCTGAGGCGATCAGATGGGCAGTACGTATTCTTGGGGGTTTCAGTTACCAACATGTGATTGTGGAAACTGATTCTCTGGAGCTGACGAAGATGATAAATGGCATTGAAGCCCCATGGCCAAAGTTGAGACCGATCATACAAGACATATCGAATCTGCTGGCAACGAAGAAAGCGTATAGGGTCGAGTTCTTTCCCCGGAGTGGTAATAAAGTAGCAGATAGGATAGCAAATGAGTCTTTGACATTTATGTCTCATATCCCTAAGTTGTATTCTATTATGCCTGTGTGGTTAAGTTCACTGTTGGAGGCTGAAAAGCCTTTGTAA
- the LOC106433254 gene encoding eukaryotic translation initiation factor 3 subunit G-like, with product MTCQKKKSPKKVRTRDLDVLRKKNKTFNYFPEEQKRCVFSHRDNVTGSSHTEIKKRNPKGKQRQQKTSKFRWGEMDEDDDLDFLLPPEQVIGPGENGLKTVIEYKFNDEGSKVKITTKSRVRKLASARLNKRAIERRSWPKFGDAANEDAGGRLTMVSTEEILMERPRAPGTKADESKAAGDSLSQLSKGGAVLMVCRTCHKKGDHWTSKCPYKDLAAPADVFTDKPPTGETSTVSAAPGTGKAAYVPPSMRAGADRSAGGSDMRRRNDENSVRVTNLSEDRREPDLMELFHPFGAVTRVYVAIDQKTGVSRGFGFVNFVSREDAQRAINKLNGYGYDNLILRVEWATPRPT from the exons ATGACGTGTCAA AAGAAAAAGTCCCCCAAAAAAGTTCGAACACGTGACCTCGACgtgctaagaaaaaaaaacaaaacatttaattattttccaGAAGAACAAAAACGCTGCGTTTTCAGTCATAGAGACAACGTTACCGGAAGCTCTCACACAGAGATAAAGAAACGAAACCCTAAAGGCAAACAACGACAGCAGAAAACGAGCAAGTTCCGATGGGGAGAGATGGACGAAGACGACGACCTCGACTTCCTCCTCCCTCCCGAGCAAGTGATCGGCCCAGGCGAGAACGGGTTGAAGACGGTGATCGAGTACAAGTTCAACGACGAAGGGAGCAAGGTCAAGATCACTACCAAGTCGCGCGTCCGCAAGCTGGCTTCCGCGCGGCTCAACAAACGCGCAATTGAGCGGAGGAGCTGGCCTAAGTTCGGAGACGCCGCGAACGAGGACGCCGGTGGCCGGCTCACGATGGTGTCGACGGAGGAGATTCTTATGGAACGACCTAGGGCTCCTG GTACCAAAGCGGATGAATCAAAGGCAGCTGGAGACAGCTTATCTCAGCTGAGTAAAGGCGGTGCAGTCCTCATGGTTTGCAGGACATGCCATAAGAAAGGTGATCACTGGACATCAAAATGTCCTTACAAGGATCTAGCTGCACCAGCCGATGTCTTTACCGACAAGCCACCCACAGGGGAAACATCTACCGTATCCGCCGCACCTGGAACTGGCAAGGCCGCTTATGTCCCGCCCAGCATGAGAGCTGGTGCGGACAGAAGCGCTGGTGGTTCGGACATGAGGAGGAGGAACGATGAGAACTCTGTGCGTGTGACTAACTTGTCTGAAGACAGGCGTGAACCGGACTTGATGGAGCTCTTCCACCCGTTTGGAGCTGTCACGCGTGTCTATGTGGCGATTGATCAGAAGACCGGAGTGAGCAGGGGGTTTGGTTTCGTTAATTTCGTGAGCAGAGAAGACGCTCAGCGAGCTATTAACAAACTGAATGGCTACGGTTATGATAATCTCATCCTCAGGGTTGAGTGGGCCACTCCTAGACCCACCTAG
- the LOC111198254 gene encoding probable sugar phosphate/phosphate translocator At3g11320, translating into MNLLLYMAPIAVVFLLSATLIMEKNVVGITIALARDDFRIVWYLLFNSALAYFVNLTNFLVTKHTSALTLQVLGNAKGAVAVVVSILIFKNPVSVTGMLGYSLTVCGVILYSEAKKRSK; encoded by the exons ATGAATCTCCTCCTGTACATGGCTCCCATTGCTGTTGTGTTCCTTCTTTCTGCTACACTCATCATGGAGAAGAACGTTGTTGGCATTACAATCGCACTTGCCAGAGACGATTTTAGAATCGTTTGGTATCTGCTTTTCAATTCTGCTCTCGCTTATTTCGTGAACTTGACCAATTTCTTAGTCACTAAACACACAAGCGCTCTGACTCTGCAG GTGCTAGGAAACGCCAAAGGTGCAGTAGCAGTGGTGGTTTCGATTCTGATATTCAAGAATCCTGTCTCAGTGACTGGAATGTTGGGCTACTCGCTCACGGTCTGCGGAGTTATCCTTTACAGTGAAGCCAAGAAGCGAAGCAAATGA
- the LOC106433252 gene encoding uncharacterized protein LOC106433252, giving the protein MLKTEKSWVVSDSTITSKFGHRPPSTYSMKIQSLSQLKTLFSGTDGYKSRTFSSGKYNWKLVVYPKGNEKDNGTGFVSMYVELDSESASSTILAYLTFFIYNKKENKYFTIQDDEEKQFNALRPVHGFPQVLPLDTFNDPKNGYVFDGDVQCEFGVDVMVPLTNWEVVSNTQEYSNTKFCWTLENFSELKEHCYVSSKILVGGRNWVLKLYPKGLNTIYSAWLSLFLHIADDETVKTGEETYVQCDMRILDPFGCDHLTKKINQRFGNSIPTWGWHKFVSLANLEKVYLDNLGSLEVEIHFKVVSSTKYS; this is encoded by the coding sequence atgttgaaaacAGAAAAGTCATGGGTCGTATCAGATTCTACCATTACTAGCAAGTTTGGACATCGTCCTCCTTCTACCTATTCCATGAAGATCCAAAGCCTCTCTCAACTCAAGACTCTCTTCTCCGGTACTGACGGATACAAATCCCGTACCTTCTCTTCCGGCAAATATAACTGGAAGTTGGTTGTATATCCCAAAGGAAACGAAAAAGACAACGGGACAGGGTTTGTCTCAATGTACGTTGAATTAGATAGCGAAAGCGCCTCGTCCACTATCTTGGCATATCTCACCTTTTTCATCTAcaacaagaaagaaaacaaatactTTACTATTCAAGACGATGAAGAGAAGCAGTTCAATGCATTAAGACCGGTGCATGGGTTTCCGCAAGTACTTCCGCTTGATACGTTCAACGATCCTAAAAACGGATACGTATTTGATGGAGATGTTCAGTGTGAGTTTGGCGTTGATGTGATGGTTCCACTTACCAATTGGGAAGTTGTCTCCAATACCCAGGAATACTCCAATACAAAATTCTGTTGGACGCTCGAAAACTTCTCTGAGTTGAAAGAGCATTGCTACGTATCAAGCAAGATCTTAGTGGGAGGAAGGAATTGGGTGCTTAAGCTGTATCCTAAAGGCCTAAACACTATATATTCCGCATGGTTGTCCCTCTTTCTGCATATAGCCGATGATGAAACAGTGAAGACAGGTGAGGAGACTTACGTGCAGTGTGATATGCGAATTCTCGACCCGTTTGGATGCGACCACTTGACTAAAAAGATTAATCAAAGGTTCGGCAACTCCATCCCAACTTGGGGCTGGCATAAATTTGTGTCGTTGGCTAATCTTGAGAAGGTTTACTTGGACaatctaggttctttggaagtAGAGATACATTTTAAAGTTGTTTCGTCCACCAAATATTCATGA
- the LOC106433280 gene encoding L10-interacting MYB domain-containing protein-like isoform X2, giving the protein MKGKAAWEPEYHRVFVELCVEQKLRGNKPGTQHLFEPFQERTGARFNKKQLKNHWDTMCKQWKIWRRLVQCSDMKWDPEANTFRATAEDWANYVQVNPDASTFRLSPPLYLKKLEIIFEGSNVGDDEGGSSKCKRKRRSRHHHHHEQEVDTGYDDDDHDMQIASNFSTHHDMKIESDFSTTHSKGYWSPATHELFLDLLVQETYKGNRPNTHYPKESWRLMLETINQNTGKKYTRSQLKNHWDCTRKAWKIWCQLIGAPIMKWDPNTCTFGASEEDWRIYLEENPRATQFRRKQVPCADKLAIIFKGVIEPGKADFRPYRKKLRDHSESPQLLHDPTPLSTLYINEPVTGSEDGDDDDDEDADDDDDNDDYDGEPTHTPRRRRLGFAESRLQDVEIGTPVFNSLEAKRMRESPLASAKQCEYTIGECIERLDSMEEVEPGSDLYMFALDLFLRKEYREIFLQLKKASLRISWLLRLQAGPPPTHAA; this is encoded by the exons ATGAAGGGGAAAGCTGCGTGGGAACCTGAATACCACAGAGTATTCGTGGAGCTATGCGTGGAGCAGAAGCTGCGAGGGAACAAACCTGGAACGCAGCATTTATTTGAACCTTTTCAGGAGAGGACGGGGGCGAGGTTTAACAAGAAGCAGCTCAAGAATCATTGGGACACAATGTGCAAGCAGTGGAAGATTTGGCGTAGGCTTGTTCAGTGCAGCGATATGAAGTGGGACCCTGAGGCTAATACTTTCCGTGCCACTGCTGAAGACTGGGCTAACTATGTGCAG GTGAATCCTGATGCTAGTACGTTTCGGTTGAGTCCTCCTTTGTATCTCAAGAAGCTAGAGATTATCTTTGAAGGCAGTAACGTAGGAGATGATGAAGGTGGTTCCAGTAAATGCAAGAGGAAGCGAAGAAGcaggcatcatcatcatcatgaacAAGAAGTTGATACTggatatgatgatgatgatcacgATATGCAGATAGCGTCTAATTTCTCAACTCATCATGATATGAAGATTGAATCTGATTTCTCAACGACTCATTCCAAAGGGTACTGGTCACCAGCCACACACGAGCTGTTTCTTGATTTGTTGGTCCAAGAGACTTACAAAGGAAACAGACCTAACACACATTATCCAAAGGAAAGCTGGAGACTGATGCTTGAGACCATTAATCAAAACACTGGGAAAAAGTACACAAGATCTCAGTTGAAAAACCACTGGGATTGTACTAGGAAGGCCTGGAAGATATGGTGTCAACTCATTGGTGCTCCTATCATGAAATGGGATCCAAATACTTGTACTTTCGGCGCATCAGAAGAGGATTGGAGAATCTATTTAGAG gAGAACCCTAGAGCTACACAGTTcagaaggaaacaagttccttgcGCTGACAAACTAGCAATCATTTTTAAAGGAGTGATTGAGCCAGGAAAAGCTGACTTCCGTCCTTACCGCAAGAAACTACGAGACCATTCCGAGTCACCACAGCTGCTACATGACCCAACGCCACTATCAACTCTCTACATAAACGAGCCAGTCACAGGAAGTGAagatggagatgatgatgatgacgaagatgctgatgatgatgatgataatgatgactATGATGGTGAGCCTACTCATACTCCTCGTCGCAGGAGACTTGGTTTTGCAGAGTCTCGGTTACAAGATGTTGAGATTGGAACTCCGGTATTTAACTCTTTGGAGGCCAAGAGGATGAGGGAGAGTCCGTTGGCGTCGGCTAAGCAATGCGAGTATACTATTGGTGAATGTATTGAGCGTTTGGATTCGATGGAAGAGGTTGAGCCAGGGAGTGATCTTTACATGTTTGCGTTGGATTTGTTTTTGAGGAAAGAGTACAGAGAGATCTTCTTGCAGTTGAAGAAAGCAAGTTTGAGAATCTCTTGGCTGCTTAGGCTTCAGGCTGGTCCTCCTCCTACTCATGCTGCTTAA
- the LOC106433280 gene encoding L10-interacting MYB domain-containing protein-like isoform X1 has product MNEIALESQKAPSRAAQTPKSQRAKGKNCDLRFFLQPHRHNCGLTRSLSPLNSNFRVMKGKAAWEPEYHRVFVELCVEQKLRGNKPGTQHLFEPFQERTGARFNKKQLKNHWDTMCKQWKIWRRLVQCSDMKWDPEANTFRATAEDWANYVQVNPDASTFRLSPPLYLKKLEIIFEGSNVGDDEGGSSKCKRKRRSRHHHHHEQEVDTGYDDDDHDMQIASNFSTHHDMKIESDFSTTHSKGYWSPATHELFLDLLVQETYKGNRPNTHYPKESWRLMLETINQNTGKKYTRSQLKNHWDCTRKAWKIWCQLIGAPIMKWDPNTCTFGASEEDWRIYLEENPRATQFRRKQVPCADKLAIIFKGVIEPGKADFRPYRKKLRDHSESPQLLHDPTPLSTLYINEPVTGSEDGDDDDDEDADDDDDNDDYDGEPTHTPRRRRLGFAESRLQDVEIGTPVFNSLEAKRMRESPLASAKQCEYTIGECIERLDSMEEVEPGSDLYMFALDLFLRKEYREIFLQLKKASLRISWLLRLQAGPPPTHAA; this is encoded by the exons ATGAATGAAATCGCCTTAGAGAGCCAGAAAGCTCCGTCCCGAGCGGCGCAAACGCCAAAATCACAGAGAGCGAAGGGAAAAAATTGCGATCTCCGTTTTTTTCTGCAGCCACACCGCCACAATTGTGGTCTCACCAGATCGCTCTCACCGCTCAATTCTAATTTCCG AGTTATGAAGGGGAAAGCTGCGTGGGAACCTGAATACCACAGAGTATTCGTGGAGCTATGCGTGGAGCAGAAGCTGCGAGGGAACAAACCTGGAACGCAGCATTTATTTGAACCTTTTCAGGAGAGGACGGGGGCGAGGTTTAACAAGAAGCAGCTCAAGAATCATTGGGACACAATGTGCAAGCAGTGGAAGATTTGGCGTAGGCTTGTTCAGTGCAGCGATATGAAGTGGGACCCTGAGGCTAATACTTTCCGTGCCACTGCTGAAGACTGGGCTAACTATGTGCAG GTGAATCCTGATGCTAGTACGTTTCGGTTGAGTCCTCCTTTGTATCTCAAGAAGCTAGAGATTATCTTTGAAGGCAGTAACGTAGGAGATGATGAAGGTGGTTCCAGTAAATGCAAGAGGAAGCGAAGAAGcaggcatcatcatcatcatgaacAAGAAGTTGATACTggatatgatgatgatgatcacgATATGCAGATAGCGTCTAATTTCTCAACTCATCATGATATGAAGATTGAATCTGATTTCTCAACGACTCATTCCAAAGGGTACTGGTCACCAGCCACACACGAGCTGTTTCTTGATTTGTTGGTCCAAGAGACTTACAAAGGAAACAGACCTAACACACATTATCCAAAGGAAAGCTGGAGACTGATGCTTGAGACCATTAATCAAAACACTGGGAAAAAGTACACAAGATCTCAGTTGAAAAACCACTGGGATTGTACTAGGAAGGCCTGGAAGATATGGTGTCAACTCATTGGTGCTCCTATCATGAAATGGGATCCAAATACTTGTACTTTCGGCGCATCAGAAGAGGATTGGAGAATCTATTTAGAG gAGAACCCTAGAGCTACACAGTTcagaaggaaacaagttccttgcGCTGACAAACTAGCAATCATTTTTAAAGGAGTGATTGAGCCAGGAAAAGCTGACTTCCGTCCTTACCGCAAGAAACTACGAGACCATTCCGAGTCACCACAGCTGCTACATGACCCAACGCCACTATCAACTCTCTACATAAACGAGCCAGTCACAGGAAGTGAagatggagatgatgatgatgacgaagatgctgatgatgatgatgataatgatgactATGATGGTGAGCCTACTCATACTCCTCGTCGCAGGAGACTTGGTTTTGCAGAGTCTCGGTTACAAGATGTTGAGATTGGAACTCCGGTATTTAACTCTTTGGAGGCCAAGAGGATGAGGGAGAGTCCGTTGGCGTCGGCTAAGCAATGCGAGTATACTATTGGTGAATGTATTGAGCGTTTGGATTCGATGGAAGAGGTTGAGCCAGGGAGTGATCTTTACATGTTTGCGTTGGATTTGTTTTTGAGGAAAGAGTACAGAGAGATCTTCTTGCAGTTGAAGAAAGCAAGTTTGAGAATCTCTTGGCTGCTTAGGCTTCAGGCTGGTCCTCCTCCTACTCATGCTGCTTAA
- the LOC106433257 gene encoding uncharacterized mitochondrial protein AtMg00310-like yields the protein MACFMLPKTVCKQIVSIMADFWWRNNKDSRGMHWKSWEYLSKPKTEGRLGFKDLQSFNLALLGKQLWRLMTRGDTLLAKVFKSRYFRDTDALNAPLGSRPSYAWRNIHAAQRLIKQGARVVIGNDRNTNVWSEKWLGSKPAKMVQAVKRSCSPSQQGLLANMKVSELMLDNGREWNLRMI from the coding sequence ATGGCGTGCTTCATGTTGCCTAAGACTGTATGCAAACAGATCGTCTCCATAATGGCTGACTTTTGGTGGAGAAACAACAAGGATTCCAGAGGAATGCATTGGAAGAGCTGGGAGTATCTAAGTAAACCCAAGACTGAGGGAAGGCTAGGTTTTAAAGATCTCCAGTCTTTCAACCTAGCTCTCTTAGGTAAGCAGCTCTGGAGATTAATGACCCGTGGCGATACTCTTTTAGCGAAGGTGTTCAAGAGCAGATACTTTCGGGACACAGATGCTCTCAACGCCCCATTAGGATCACGCCCTTCATATGCTTGGAGAAACATCCATGCGGCACAAAGGTTGATTAAGCAAGGTGCGAGAGTGGTGATAGGAAACGACAGAAACACAAACGTATGGAGTGAGAAGTGGTTAGGGAGCAAGCCTGCGAAAATGGTCCAAGCCGTTAAGAGAAGTTGCTCTCCATCTCAGCAAGGGTTATTAGCAAATATGAAGGTCAGTGAGCTAATGCTAGATAATGGTCGAGAATGGAACCTGAGGATGATTTAA
- the LOC106433242 gene encoding transcription factor DIVARICATA-like isoform X2, producing MFVVLTFFSSLPLGMETLHPLSHVPISDNRFVVQDMMSSSSVWTKEENKMFERALAIYAEDSPDRWFSIASMIPGKTVFDVMKQYSKLEEDVSDIEAGRVPIPGYPSASSPLGFDRDTCRKRPSGGRGSDHDRKKGVPWTDEEHRRFLLGLLKYGKGDWRNISRNFVVSKTPTQVASHAQKYYLRQLSGAKDKRRPSIHDFTTVNLLNANLNRSFSDHRDILPDLGFVDKDDAEEGLMFLSQNHMFSPSSSPFDAAVRFAGANAFSARS from the exons ATGTTTgtagttttaacttttttttcttctttacctTTAGGTATGGAGACTCTGCATCCCCTCTCTCACGTGCCTATCTCTGATAACCGGTTCGTTGTTCAAGATATGATGAGCTCGAGCAGCGTCTGGACTAAAGAAGAGAACAAGATGTTCGAACGTGCCCTTGCGATATACGCTGAAGACTCACCCGATCGCTGGTTCAGTATCGCTTCTATGATCCCTGGTAAAACTGTTTTCGATGTTATGAAGCAATACAGTAAGCTTGAAGAAGACGTTTCCGACATAGAAGCAGGACGTGTCCCCATTCCTGGTTACCcttcagcttcttctccttTAGGGTTTGACCGGGACACGTGTCGGAAGCGACCTAGTGGAGGTAGAGGATCTGATCACGATCGAAAGAAAGGAGTCCCTTGGACAGATGAAGAACACAG GAGATTTTTGCTAGGGCTTCTCAAGTACGGGAAAGGAGACTGGAGAAACATATCGAGGAACTTCGTTGTGTCAAAGACACCGACGCAAGTTGCGAGCCACGCTCAAAAGTATTACCTGAGACAACTCTCAGGAGCTAAGGATAAGCGCCGGCCAAGCATCCATGACTTCACGACCGTCAATCTTCTAAACGCCAATCTCAACCGTTCATTTTCAGATCATAGAGACATCCTCCCGGATTTAGGGTTTGTCGACAAGGATGATGCCGAGGAGGGACTAATGTTTCTGAGTCAGAATCACATGTTCTCTCCATCATCCTCTCCCTTTGATGCTGCCGTTCGCTTTGCTGGAGCAAATGCATTCAGTGCCAGAAGTTAA